One Erythrobacter sp. SDW2 genomic region harbors:
- a CDS encoding NADH-quinone oxidoreductase subunit C — MSVVHSAPRIASNEGVLDTLTKALGDMVVASKEEYGEIVITVARDRIEDALRDLRDNHAYQQLVEMAGVDYPDRPERFEVVYMLLSLTKNHRIMVKLSAADSTPVPTVTTLWPNAGWLEREVFDMYGVLFSGNPDLRRILTDYGFEGHPFRKDFPLTGYTELRYSEEEKRVVYEPVELAQDLRQFDFLSPWEGPDYVLPGDEKARVTPPDPGSPPVDTPKTTEKPSQTGAGAKTDAKAAETSEADPPAMEEGEGEAKDGGKD; from the coding sequence ATGAGTGTCGTCCACTCCGCACCCCGTATCGCCTCCAACGAAGGTGTGCTCGACACGCTGACCAAGGCGCTTGGCGACATGGTCGTTGCGTCGAAGGAAGAGTATGGCGAGATCGTCATCACTGTCGCGCGCGACCGGATCGAGGACGCGCTGCGCGATTTGCGGGACAATCACGCCTACCAGCAGCTGGTCGAGATGGCCGGGGTCGACTACCCGGATCGGCCTGAGCGGTTCGAAGTGGTCTACATGCTTCTGAGCCTGACGAAGAACCACCGCATCATGGTCAAGCTCAGCGCGGCCGATAGCACCCCGGTACCGACCGTCACCACGCTGTGGCCCAACGCCGGCTGGCTCGAGCGCGAAGTGTTCGACATGTACGGCGTGCTGTTCAGCGGCAATCCGGACCTGCGCCGCATCCTGACCGACTACGGCTTCGAAGGGCATCCCTTCCGCAAGGACTTCCCGCTTACTGGTTATACCGAGCTGCGCTATTCCGAAGAAGAAAAGCGCGTTGTCTATGAGCCGGTCGAACTTGCGCAGGACCTGCGGCAGTTCGATTTCCTCTCGCCATGGGAAGGCCCGGACTATGTCCTGCCTGGTGACGAGAAGGCGCGGGTAACGCCGCCCGATCCGGGTTCTCCTCCCGTCGATACGCCCAAGACCACGGAAAAGCCTTCGCAGACGGGTGCCGGCGCCAAGACCGATGCCAAGGCTGCCGAGACGAGCGAAGCCGATCCCCCTGCCATGGAGGAAGGTGAGGGTGAAGCGAAGGACGGCGGGAAGGACTGA